GGGGATGCCAAAGGCAGGGGGGATTTCTTCTTCCCGGCGAATAAAGATCCCCCCGCCGCTTGAGCGGCGACCCCCTTTTTAAGGGGGTAAAAAGAAAAAGAAACTTCAGCACCAGACATTATCTGATTGACATTACACTAGGAGCCTGTTCTTTTGAAAAAAGCCATCTTCGCCTGTATGTTCGCCCTGGCGATCCTCTCCGGAGTTGAAACAGCATGCGCCCGTGAATACCGTGTTCTTGCCATACGGGTAGATTTTCCCTATGAGAATCCCGACCGCGAAACCACCACCGGGCGTGGAACGTTCGACGTGCGGGATTATTATACCAACCCAGAAGCGCAGAGCCAGTATTATCATCCCTGGGATATCCCCCCTCATGACAAGCGCTACTTCGCAAGCCACCTGCAGGCTCTCGATACCTACTTGAGGACAGTCTCGGAAGGCAGGGTCTCCGTACAATACCGCATTCTCCCGGATGACGTGCGCTCGGCCTATACCATGTCTAATATTTTCTACAAGTACGGAAATGGCCGTACCAAAGAACAGACCTATCGAAAACTGGCGGAATTGTTCAGGGAAGCTGTGGAAACCTGCAAACAGAAAGAGGGAGCGTCCGTTTCATTTTCAGATTTTGACACATTCATGATCATCCACGCGGGAATGGGCAAGGAAACCTCGGGCGGGCTGAATGACATTCCCTCGGCCTATCTGAATGGGGATGATTTCAAAACCTACCTGGGGGGGCCGCTCATCATCGACGGAGTGAATATCGACAACGGAATCATCATTCCCGAAATGGCTTCGGAAAACGGGATCGCCGGTCTGAACGGCATCCTTGCCCAGATGTTCGGACACAGGCTGGGACTCCCCTCTCTCTCCAACAACAGGGACGGGTTTCCGGGAGCGGGCGGCTGGGCGCTCATGGATACCGGCGCGATGGCGTACGGTTACGGCACACGGGGATTCATACCCACGTATCCCTGCATCTGGTCGAAAATCGCGCTCGGCTGGGTAAACCCGGTTGTGGTGACCTCCGATACCACCCTCGATATCGCGGCGACCCATGTATCTTCCTCGCTGCCCCATGGAATCAGGATTCCCATTACCGGCGACGAGTACCTGCTCATCGAAAACCGCGAGCGCTACGCTTCCCGCGACTCACTCCCGGCGGCTGTTTTTTCGGATACCGATTCCTCGGGGGTCTGGATGAAGGTGAATCATTACGATGCTTTCATCCCCGGCTCGGGGATTCTCATCTGGCATGTCAACGACCGTATCATCCGGGAAAACCGGGCATTCGATACCATAAACGACGATTCTTACCGACGCGGGGTGGACCTGCTTGAAGCCGACGGCCGTCAGGATATAGGCGCACCTTTCGGATTCGGCGACCCGCGCGCGGAGTACAGCGAAGGATACGATGGCGACACCTATAAGCTGGGCGGGCAGAACACTCTCTCCCCCACCACCGAGCCGCATTCGGGCAGCATGTGGGGAGGCAATTCCGGGATCACGGTGAAGGTCAATTCCAAACCGGGTGATATCATGAATATCACCGTGAGCTTTGCCGCTAAAACCCAGAGCTATTCCCTTTCCGCGTTCAGCGCGGTTACCGCCGCCGACCTGAACGGGGACGGCGCCGATGAGCTTGTGGTTTCCCTTAAAGATTCCCTCAGGGTCATCGATACCAGGACGAACCGGATTTTCACAGCGCCTGCGG
The window above is part of the Candidatus Latescibacter sp. genome. Proteins encoded here:
- a CDS encoding T9SS type A sorting domain-containing protein — translated: MKKAIFACMFALAILSGVETACAREYRVLAIRVDFPYENPDRETTTGRGTFDVRDYYTNPEAQSQYYHPWDIPPHDKRYFASHLQALDTYLRTVSEGRVSVQYRILPDDVRSAYTMSNIFYKYGNGRTKEQTYRKLAELFREAVETCKQKEGASVSFSDFDTFMIIHAGMGKETSGGLNDIPSAYLNGDDFKTYLGGPLIIDGVNIDNGIIIPEMASENGIAGLNGILAQMFGHRLGLPSLSNNRDGFPGAGGWALMDTGAMAYGYGTRGFIPTYPCIWSKIALGWVNPVVVTSDTTLDIAATHVSSSLPHGIRIPITGDEYLLIENRERYASRDSLPAAVFSDTDSSGVWMKVNHYDAFIPGSGILIWHVNDRIIRENRAFDTINDDSYRRGVDLLEADGRQDIGAPFGFGDPRAEYSEGYDGDTYKLGGQNTLSPTTEPHSGSMWGGNSGITVKVNSKPGDIMNITVSFAAKTQSYSLSAFSAVTAADLNGDGADELVVSLKDSLRVIDTRTNRIFTAPAASHPAVIRGSAAGQILLAAPLRTTVVFYGLSASALDQAAVIPLKTPDGSLFTAEGSILKTVVSSTEHLILPVRSADGNRSYLLDMTLGILPSVVMNLISLPDTTHIRTLAAAGEYIAALGDDNTIFLGSIGDKTLARHSLPTGHAAGLLLADLDRNGEYETILTIGRILYVLHKDGSMKTAPLPDDPVGEPVAADIDLDGYPEILQSTASRLCAFRAGGIPVDGFPRRLPPGDSGEKIVSQPIVCDLGHDGRPDIAFATSDMRILSYDAPEKETVGFPVTAAGTIAGSPLLIKMSAAGSAGLAYGTAEGLLCARGLKVTVPDNTASWPMWRGGAGLSAALLNSAIPSTVKSTAKFEAYCYPNPVTGGIGTFRITPEGNTPCSVTVYSADGRKVYECRLTENQVIPGAPNEITMDTSKLASGLYIAKIATRTRTVIYKLGVIK